The bacterium genome includes a region encoding these proteins:
- a CDS encoding S41 family peptidase, with protein MRKQWLFIFIAVVGSAALSYGVGFALGIQRGAEFSKVTPIQITVNEGSGKPADLDLTPFWESYRVLKERYVDQSKLDLKKMLYGGVAGFVSSVGDPYTVFVPAEEQEKFVEDLQGSFGGIGAEIGIRKGVLVVISPLAESPAEKAGLKAGDRILKIDEAFTPDFTLDEAVSHIRGAVGSSVKLLILPEDAEEPREVSIIRQTIVVPSIKWEVKDGIGIVRILNFNADASRSFAELVRDIKKLPQNKLVIDVRNNPGGFLDVAQDIASWFLARGEVVVFEVDAAGNHLPFTSRGYRGLESYAVVVLINKGSASASEILAGALRDVRGVKLIGEKSYGKGSVQELVNLSDGSVLKITTAKWVTPNGVSINDEGLKPDVEVEIKEDVEEGKDPQLDKALEILKNL; from the coding sequence ATGCGAAAACAGTGGCTTTTCATCTTCATTGCGGTAGTGGGTAGCGCGGCTTTAAGCTACGGCGTCGGTTTTGCGCTTGGCATTCAACGCGGAGCCGAATTTTCAAAAGTAACTCCCATCCAGATCACGGTTAATGAAGGAAGTGGCAAGCCTGCGGACCTCGATCTTACGCCGTTTTGGGAATCATATCGGGTGTTGAAAGAACGCTACGTTGACCAATCGAAACTTGATCTTAAAAAAATGCTCTACGGAGGGGTTGCAGGATTTGTTTCAAGCGTCGGCGATCCCTACACAGTCTTTGTGCCCGCCGAGGAGCAGGAAAAGTTTGTTGAGGATCTGCAGGGAAGTTTCGGCGGCATTGGCGCGGAGATAGGCATCCGCAAAGGAGTGCTTGTCGTGATCTCACCTCTCGCAGAAAGCCCTGCTGAAAAAGCAGGTCTAAAGGCAGGAGATAGAATTTTAAAAATTGATGAGGCGTTTACCCCCGACTTCACTCTCGATGAGGCCGTCTCCCATATTCGCGGAGCGGTAGGCAGTTCGGTGAAACTTCTGATACTCCCGGAGGACGCCGAGGAGCCCAGGGAAGTTAGTATTATACGCCAGACGATCGTGGTGCCATCTATCAAGTGGGAAGTGAAAGACGGGATAGGCATTGTGCGTATTTTGAATTTCAACGCGGATGCATCAAGATCCTTTGCAGAGCTTGTGCGGGATATAAAAAAACTTCCGCAGAATAAGCTTGTCATCGATGTGCGTAATAATCCCGGTGGGTTTCTGGATGTTGCCCAGGATATAGCAAGTTGGTTCCTTGCGAGAGGAGAAGTTGTGGTGTTCGAAGTTGATGCGGCGGGAAATCATCTGCCCTTTACAAGCAGGGGATATCGAGGACTGGAATCGTATGCCGTGGTTGTGCTTATAAACAAGGGTTCGGCGTCGGCATCCGAAATTCTCGCCGGAGCTCTCCGCGACGTAAGGGGCGTGAAACTTATCGGCGAGAAGTCATACGGGAAAGGTTCTGTGCAGGAACTAGTGAATCTTTCTGATGGTTCCGTGTTGAAAATAACTACCGCAAAATGGGTAACGCCGAACGGCGTGTCAATTAACGATGAAGGACTTAAGCCGGATGTGGAAGTGGAGATAAAAGAAGACGTAGAAGAGGGGAAAGATCCACAGCTTGATAAGGCGTTGGAAATTTTGAAAAACCTGTAA